In a genomic window of Curtobacterium sp. MCBD17_035:
- a CDS encoding iron ABC transporter permease, producing the protein MSVSTRTPRRPRGTDAGLRRELLVLAGALVLVVVLAVAALGLGEIAISPGEVLAALVGRADRVTDFVITELRGPRLLAAVLVGASLGTAGGIVQSVVRNPIASPDVIGITSGASASGITAIALFAASGLTLFSVVVVGAVLVTVVIAALSWRGGIGDNRLVLVGVGVAAIAVSVTGWMLTRGNVQDAAVALVWLTGSLNAVDPTVLAVLAVAFVVLFVLALLQSPRLGVLTLGDDVAASLGLPPDRAKVLLVLTAVGLSASAVAAAGPVSFVALMAAPIARRLVGRGRVALAPAAAVGAVIVQASDLVAQFAIPGVAVPVGVVTGIVGAPYLLWLIARGR; encoded by the coding sequence GTGAGCGTGTCGACCCGGACCCCTCGGCGACCACGGGGCACCGATGCCGGACTGCGGCGCGAGCTCCTCGTGCTCGCGGGGGCCCTCGTGCTCGTCGTGGTGCTCGCCGTCGCCGCGCTCGGCCTCGGCGAGATCGCGATCTCCCCGGGTGAGGTCCTGGCCGCGCTCGTGGGACGCGCGGACCGCGTGACGGACTTCGTCATCACCGAGCTCCGCGGGCCCCGGCTGCTGGCGGCGGTCCTCGTCGGCGCGAGCCTCGGCACCGCCGGCGGCATCGTGCAGAGCGTCGTGCGGAACCCGATCGCGAGCCCCGACGTCATCGGGATCACCTCGGGAGCGAGCGCGTCGGGCATCACGGCCATCGCGCTGTTCGCCGCCTCGGGGCTCACCCTGTTCTCGGTCGTCGTCGTCGGTGCCGTCCTCGTGACGGTCGTCATCGCCGCGCTGAGCTGGCGCGGCGGGATCGGGGACAACCGGCTCGTCCTCGTCGGCGTCGGCGTCGCGGCGATCGCCGTGAGCGTCACGGGGTGGATGCTCACGCGCGGGAACGTGCAGGACGCCGCCGTCGCGCTCGTGTGGCTCACGGGCAGCCTCAACGCGGTCGACCCCACGGTGCTCGCGGTGCTCGCGGTGGCGTTCGTCGTGCTGTTCGTCCTCGCCCTCCTCCAGTCGCCGCGGCTCGGGGTGCTCACCCTCGGGGACGACGTCGCGGCGTCGTTGGGGCTGCCGCCGGACCGGGCCAAGGTGCTGCTCGTCCTCACCGCGGTCGGCCTGAGCGCCTCGGCGGTGGCGGCTGCGGGCCCGGTGTCGTTCGTCGCGCTCATGGCCGCGCCGATCGCCCGTCGTCTCGTCGGTCGTGGTCGCGTCGCCCTCGCTCCCGCCGCGGCGGTGGGGGCCGTCATCGTGCAGGCGAGCGACCTCGTGGCGCAGTTCGCGATCCCCGGGGTGGCGGTGCCCGTCGGCGTCGTCACGGGCATCGTCGGCGCGCCGTACCTGCTCTGGCTGATCGCGCGCGGGCGCTGA
- a CDS encoding MerR family transcriptional regulator: MPARSAAARSTAAGPDLLTIGQVLARLKPEFPDLSNSKLRFLEERELVTPIRTESGYRKFSPADVQRLRIVLGLQRDHYLPLKVIKEYLADLDAGRDPVLPGGADGPRPSILGTERRYTRDELVRAAGATPMLVSDAVSASLLPAVEHYGEDAVTVVKALVELQRTGIEPRHLRTFRASAERELGLIESALMPVRRRSDATSRAKAAELAREIAGQLEVVRSSLIRAAIGRFDAS, translated from the coding sequence GTGCCGGCGCGGAGCGCTGCGGCCCGGTCGACGGCCGCGGGTCCCGACCTGCTCACGATCGGGCAGGTGCTCGCGCGGTTGAAGCCCGAGTTCCCGGACCTGTCGAACTCCAAACTCCGGTTCCTCGAGGAACGCGAGCTCGTGACGCCGATCCGGACCGAGAGCGGATACCGCAAGTTCTCGCCCGCCGACGTCCAGCGGCTCCGGATCGTCCTGGGCCTGCAGCGAGACCACTATCTGCCGCTCAAGGTCATCAAGGAGTACCTGGCCGACCTCGACGCCGGGCGCGACCCCGTCCTGCCGGGTGGTGCCGACGGCCCGCGGCCCTCGATCCTCGGCACCGAGCGGCGGTACACGCGCGACGAGCTCGTCCGCGCGGCCGGCGCGACCCCGATGCTCGTGTCGGACGCCGTGTCCGCGTCGCTGCTGCCGGCCGTCGAGCACTACGGCGAGGACGCCGTCACCGTCGTCAAGGCGCTCGTGGAGTTGCAGCGCACCGGCATCGAGCCACGGCATCTCCGCACGTTCCGGGCGTCGGCGGAGCGCGAACTCGGTCTCATCGAGTCGGCGCTCATGCCCGTCCGGCGCCGGTCCGACGCCACCTCACGCGCCAAGGCGGCGGAGCTCGCCCGCGAGATCGCAGGGCAACTCGAGGTCGTCCGGTCGAGCCTCATCCGGGCTGCGATCGGGCGGTTCGACGCCTCGTGA
- a CDS encoding ParA family protein: protein MHVLSVSSLKGGVGKTTVTLGLTSAAFAKGLRTLVVDLDPQSDVSTGLDISLAGHLNVADVLENPKEKIVRQAIAPSGWTKGRQGKIDVMVGSPSAINFDGPHPSIRDIWKLEEALANVEADYDLVLIDCAPSLNALTRTAWAASDRVSVVTEPGLFSVAAADRALRAIEEIRRGLSPRLQPLGIIVNRARVQSLEHQFRIKELRDMFGPLVLSPQLPERTSLQQAQGAAKPLHVWPGESAQEMARNFDLLLERIMRTGKIGEYAEGVAQA from the coding sequence GTGCATGTACTCAGCGTCAGCTCCCTCAAAGGAGGCGTCGGCAAGACGACCGTGACCCTCGGCCTGACGTCCGCCGCGTTCGCCAAGGGACTCCGCACCCTCGTGGTCGACCTCGACCCCCAGTCGGACGTCTCCACGGGGCTCGACATCTCGCTCGCCGGCCACCTCAACGTCGCCGACGTGCTCGAGAACCCGAAGGAGAAGATCGTCCGTCAGGCGATCGCCCCGTCCGGGTGGACCAAGGGACGCCAGGGCAAGATCGACGTCATGGTCGGCTCTCCCTCGGCCATCAACTTCGACGGTCCGCACCCCTCGATCCGGGACATCTGGAAGCTCGAGGAGGCCCTCGCCAACGTCGAGGCCGACTACGACCTCGTGCTCATCGACTGCGCTCCCTCGCTCAACGCCCTGACCCGCACGGCGTGGGCCGCCTCGGACCGCGTGTCCGTCGTCACCGAGCCGGGGCTGTTCTCCGTCGCGGCGGCCGACCGTGCACTGCGCGCCATCGAGGAGATCCGCCGCGGACTCTCCCCGCGCCTCCAGCCGCTCGGCATCATCGTCAACCGTGCCCGCGTGCAGTCGCTCGAGCACCAGTTCCGCATCAAGGAGCTCCGCGACATGTTCGGCCCGCTCGTGCTGTCGCCCCAGCTGCCCGAACGGACGTCACTGCAGCAGGCCCAGGGTGCCGCGAAGCCGCTGCACGTGTGGCCGGGCGAGTCCGCGCAGGAGATGGCACGGAACTTCGACCTGCTGCTCGAGCGGATCATGCGGACGGGCAAGATCGGCGAGTACGCCGAGGGGGTCGCGCAGGCCTGA
- a CDS encoding FHA domain-containing protein: MAGPTGPRDGAARSDAPERRVDTTLTFSMDMGAALTPENGVSTEEIDAIGALPSGSALLVVRRGPNAGARFLLDSDVTTAGRHPDADIFLDDVTVSRKHAEFLRHGTSFSVKDLGSLNGTYFDGVRIDEALLADGAEVQVGKFRLTFYASRVDIARLATA; this comes from the coding sequence ATGGCAGGTCCAACGGGTCCGCGCGACGGCGCCGCACGATCCGATGCGCCCGAGCGGCGCGTCGACACCACCCTGACCTTCAGCATGGACATGGGGGCGGCGCTCACGCCGGAGAACGGTGTCTCGACCGAGGAGATCGACGCGATCGGCGCGCTGCCGTCCGGGTCGGCGCTGCTCGTCGTCCGCCGCGGGCCGAACGCCGGGGCTCGGTTCCTGCTCGACTCCGACGTCACGACGGCCGGCCGACACCCCGACGCCGACATCTTCCTCGACGACGTCACGGTGTCGCGCAAGCACGCCGAGTTCCTCCGGCACGGTACGAGCTTCAGCGTCAAGGACCTCGGATCGCTCAACGGCACCTACTTCGACGGCGTCCGCATCGACGAGGCCCTGCTCGCCGACGGCGCCGAGGTGCAGGTCGGCAAGTTCCGCCTCACCTTCTACGCGTCCCGCGTCGACATCGCGCGCCTGGCGACCGCGTAG
- a CDS encoding MerR family transcriptional regulator, with amino-acid sequence MPERDESNGYRGTVAARAAGISYRQLDYWARTGLVEPTIRGAAGSGSQRLYGFRDILVLKLVKRLLDTGISLQQIRTAVNQLRESGVNDLAQTTLMSDGASVYLCTSNDEVIDLVSRGQGVFGIAVGKVLREVETSLVELDSTPAADPSDELAARRASRAS; translated from the coding sequence ATGCCCGAGCGCGACGAGTCCAACGGCTACCGCGGCACCGTCGCCGCCCGGGCCGCGGGCATCAGCTACCGCCAGCTCGACTACTGGGCGCGGACGGGCCTCGTCGAGCCGACCATCCGTGGCGCTGCGGGGTCCGGTTCGCAGCGGCTCTACGGCTTCCGCGACATCCTCGTGCTCAAACTCGTCAAGCGCCTGCTCGACACCGGCATCTCGCTGCAGCAGATCCGCACCGCGGTGAACCAGCTCCGCGAGTCGGGGGTGAACGACCTGGCACAGACGACCCTGATGTCCGATGGGGCGTCCGTGTACCTCTGCACCTCGAACGACGAGGTCATCGACCTGGTCTCCCGAGGGCAGGGTGTCTTCGGCATCGCGGTCGGCAAGGTCCTGCGCGAGGTCGAGACGAGTCTCGTGGAACTCGACTCGACGCCGGCGGCCGACCCGAGCGACGAACTCGCGGCGCGCCGGGCCTCCCGGGCCTCCTGA
- a CDS encoding iron chelate uptake ABC transporter family permease subunit yields the protein MSPTARPRRARLVGTTAVSLVVLVAACVLSVMVGARPIDPLTVVTVLLHPGRTDEITLIVVGERVPRTALGLVAGAALGVAGAVMQGVTRNPLADPGILGINAGAALAVVVGTTVFGIAGTAATLPFAFVGAAVAAVVVYGIASAGRRGPTPVGLALSGAVVAAALGSVTTAVLLTHQSALDRIRFWQVGSLATGDLHVVAVVAVPVVVGLAIAMTLGRSLDTLALGDELAASLGQRVVVARALGALATVLLAGAATAAIGPVGFVGLAVPHAVRRVTGPANRWTLPLSAIVAPALLLVADVIGRVVAFPGEVQVGIVTAVIGAPVFIALVRSRAVRDL from the coding sequence ATGTCCCCGACCGCTCGTCCGCGCCGAGCGCGCCTCGTCGGGACGACCGCCGTGTCCCTGGTGGTGCTCGTCGCGGCGTGCGTGCTCAGCGTCATGGTCGGCGCGCGTCCGATCGATCCGCTGACGGTCGTCACGGTGCTCCTGCACCCCGGCCGGACGGACGAGATCACGCTCATCGTCGTCGGCGAGCGGGTGCCCCGGACGGCGCTCGGACTCGTCGCCGGAGCCGCGCTCGGGGTGGCGGGCGCGGTGATGCAGGGCGTCACCCGCAACCCGCTCGCGGATCCGGGCATCCTCGGCATCAACGCCGGCGCCGCACTCGCGGTGGTCGTCGGGACGACGGTGTTCGGGATCGCGGGCACGGCGGCGACGCTGCCGTTCGCCTTCGTCGGCGCCGCCGTCGCGGCCGTCGTGGTGTACGGGATCGCATCGGCCGGGAGGCGCGGGCCGACCCCGGTGGGCCTCGCTCTGTCGGGTGCCGTGGTCGCCGCCGCACTCGGGTCGGTCACGACCGCGGTCCTCCTGACGCACCAGTCGGCACTCGACCGCATCCGCTTCTGGCAGGTGGGTTCGCTGGCGACGGGGGACCTGCACGTCGTCGCTGTCGTCGCCGTGCCGGTCGTCGTCGGCCTGGCCATCGCCATGACCCTCGGCCGGTCACTCGACACGCTCGCCCTCGGGGACGAGCTCGCGGCGTCCCTCGGGCAGCGGGTCGTCGTGGCGCGGGCACTCGGCGCGCTCGCCACGGTCCTCCTCGCGGGCGCGGCGACGGCGGCGATCGGACCCGTCGGGTTCGTCGGGCTCGCGGTGCCGCACGCCGTCCGCCGTGTCACCGGTCCGGCGAACCGGTGGACCCTGCCGTTGTCCGCGATCGTGGCCCCGGCCCTCCTGCTCGTCGCCGACGTCATCGGTCGTGTCGTCGCCTTCCCGGGCGAGGTCCAGGTCGGCATCGTGACGGCGGTGATCGGCGCTCCCGTGTTCATCGCGCTCGTCCGGAGCAGGGCGGTGCGGGACCTGTGA
- a CDS encoding peptide deformylase, with product MTVRPIRLFGDPVLRSPADPVRIGADGVADLVQDLLDTVRVPGRAGVAAPQIGVGLRAFSVNVDGFVGYVLNPELVETRGEPELMDEGCLSVPGLAYPTRRFPYARVRGLDVDGAEVVLEGEGLMAEALQHETDHLDGTVYVMTLDPETRRRALRDIRGQDWF from the coding sequence ATGACGGTCCGTCCCATCCGGTTGTTCGGCGACCCCGTGCTGCGGTCACCGGCCGACCCGGTCCGGATCGGCGCGGACGGCGTCGCGGACCTCGTGCAGGACCTCCTCGACACGGTGCGGGTGCCGGGCCGTGCCGGCGTGGCCGCGCCGCAGATCGGCGTCGGACTGCGCGCCTTCAGCGTCAACGTCGACGGTTTCGTCGGCTACGTGCTCAACCCGGAGCTCGTCGAGACCCGTGGCGAGCCCGAGCTCATGGACGAGGGATGCCTCTCGGTGCCCGGCCTGGCGTACCCGACCCGACGGTTCCCGTACGCGCGGGTGCGGGGCCTCGACGTCGACGGCGCCGAGGTCGTGCTCGAGGGCGAGGGGCTCATGGCGGAGGCGCTGCAGCACGAGACGGACCACCTCGACGGCACCGTCTACGTCATGACGCTCGATCCGGAGACACGACGACGTGCGCTCCGCGACATCCGCGGGCAGGATTGGTTCTGA
- a CDS encoding S1C family serine protease: protein MTEHPTTPADDERDEDAPRDTTQPIGTPVPAAAPHVDPSTLRSAYAFDGSGPYLYAPDGSGPYTYTHDGHGPYLVGATAGATDATAGAKPKRRRVGLMVGAGVATLAIVSAAGGTAFGLASRDTGTTTSSQSSGSSSNGSSDSGGIGGGWSVPGDGSSSGSSGSGTSGTGSSGSTDSARTAATDSQKAGIVTIDTTLDYDSSSQAAGTGMIISSDGEILTNNHVVEDATSIEVTVESTGKTYTADVVGTDKTDDVAVLELRGASDLTTATLDDDDDLAVGDTVTDVGNAEGQGELVAATGSVTALDQDITVQSESGTGTESLTGLIEVAADVVSGDSGGPLLDSEGEVVGMTTAASSGTSDVTGYAIPIATAKSIAERILSGTATSTIVIGTPAFLGAEVSSTTPTTGSGVTLQGVVSGSPAENAGLAAGDTITSIDGTAVTGADQLTELIQAHAVGDSVTVGYTAADGTAGTVTATLVAGPAA, encoded by the coding sequence ATGACCGAGCACCCCACCACCCCCGCCGACGACGAGCGCGACGAGGACGCCCCGCGCGACACCACGCAGCCCATCGGCACGCCGGTTCCCGCAGCGGCACCGCACGTCGACCCGAGCACGCTACGGTCCGCCTACGCGTTCGACGGATCGGGCCCCTACCTCTACGCGCCGGACGGCTCCGGCCCCTACACGTACACGCACGACGGCCACGGCCCCTACCTCGTCGGGGCCACGGCGGGCGCCACCGACGCGACCGCGGGAGCGAAGCCGAAGCGCCGCCGCGTCGGCCTCATGGTCGGGGCGGGTGTCGCCACCCTCGCGATCGTCAGCGCCGCGGGCGGCACCGCCTTCGGCCTGGCCTCCCGGGACACGGGGACCACGACCTCGAGCCAGTCGAGCGGGTCCTCGAGCAACGGATCGTCGGACAGCGGCGGCATCGGTGGCGGCTGGTCCGTCCCGGGCGACGGCTCGTCGAGCGGATCGAGCGGTTCCGGGACGAGCGGGACGGGGTCGAGTGGATCCACCGACAGCGCCCGGACCGCGGCCACCGACTCGCAGAAGGCCGGGATCGTGACGATCGACACGACGCTCGACTACGACTCCTCGTCGCAGGCCGCCGGCACCGGGATGATCATCTCCTCCGACGGCGAGATCCTGACGAACAACCACGTCGTCGAGGACGCCACGAGCATCGAGGTGACCGTCGAGTCCACCGGCAAGACCTACACGGCGGACGTCGTCGGCACCGACAAGACCGACGACGTCGCCGTGCTCGAGCTGCGCGGGGCGTCGGACCTCACCACCGCGACGCTCGACGACGACGACGACCTGGCCGTCGGCGACACCGTGACCGACGTCGGGAACGCGGAGGGCCAGGGCGAACTCGTCGCCGCGACGGGCTCCGTGACCGCGCTCGACCAGGACATCACCGTGCAGAGCGAGTCCGGCACCGGCACGGAGTCGCTCACCGGTCTCATCGAGGTCGCGGCCGACGTCGTGTCCGGCGACTCGGGCGGTCCGCTGCTCGACTCCGAGGGCGAGGTGGTCGGGATGACCACCGCCGCGTCGTCGGGCACGAGCGACGTCACCGGGTACGCGATCCCGATCGCGACGGCCAAGAGCATCGCCGAACGGATCCTGTCCGGCACCGCGACCTCGACGATCGTCATCGGGACCCCGGCCTTCCTCGGCGCGGAGGTCTCGTCGACGACTCCGACCACCGGCTCGGGTGTCACGCTGCAGGGCGTCGTGTCCGGGTCCCCGGCCGAGAACGCCGGGCTCGCCGCGGGCGACACGATCACGAGCATCGACGGCACCGCCGTGACCGGTGCCGATCAGCTCACCGAGCTCATCCAGGCACACGCCGTGGGGGACTCGGTCACCGTCGGGTACACCGCCGCCGACGGCACGGCGGGAACGGTCACCGCGACGCTCGTCGCCGGTCCGGCCGCCTGA
- a CDS encoding pyruvate carboxylase, with product MFRKILVANRGEIAIRAFRAAYELGARTVAVYPYEDRNSEHRLKADEAYQIGEPGHPVRAYLDVAEIVRVARECGADAIYPGYGFLSENPELAAAAAAAGITFIGPGERVLEMAGNKVTAKEHAVAAGVPVLASTPASRDVDELVRGAEAIGFPVFAKAVAGGGGRGMRRVARPEALRPALEEAMREADSAFGDPTMFLEQAVLRPRHIEVQILADATGDEAGTIHLFERDCSVQRRNQKVIEIAPAPDLDPAVAAALHRDAVAFARSIDYVNAGTVEFLLDTVGERAGQHVFIEMNPRIQVEHTVTEEVTDVDLVQAQMRIAAGETLADLGLSQEDVAVHGAALQCRITTEDPSQGFRPDTGRITTYRSPGGAGVRLDGGTVSTGAQISPHFDSMLAKMTCRGRSFPAAVARARRALAEFRIRGVSTNIPFLQAVLEDPDFARGDISTSFIEERPQLLGGHVSRDRGTKVLAWLADVTVNQPNGPGTGALDPAVKLPHVDLGQEPPAGQRQRLLALGPARWAEALRAQTALAVTETTMRDAHQSLLATRVRSTDLVAVAPYVARLTPELLSIEAWGGATYDVALRFLGEDPWERLAALRAAMPNIPIQMLLRGRNTVGYTPYPTEVTAGFVAEAAATGVDVFRVFDALNDVAQMRPALEAVLATGTAVAEAALCYTADLLDPAEDLYTLDYYLRLAEQMVAAGAHVIGIKDMAGLLRAGAAERLVAALRERFDQPVHVHTHDTAGGQLATLLAASRAGADAVDVAAAPMAGTTSQPSMSALVAALAHTERDTGLALRAVSDLEPYWEAVRRVYRPFESGLPGPTGRVYVHEIPGGQLSNLRQQAIALGLGDRFEEVEDQYAAANRILGRPTKVTPSSKVVGDLALQLAAVGADPADFEQHPERYDVPDSVVGFMAGELGDLPGGWPEPFRSKVLAGREVHLTTTPISDEDAAVLAEPGRARQAALNRLLFPGPTDEFHRVRDQYGDLSGVGTADYLYGLKQGREHVVSIARGVTLHVGLEAIGDADERGMRTVMTTLNGQLRPVYVRDRSVAVESKAAEKADRDDPGQVAAPFSGVVTLKVQPGDHVEAGQAVASIEAMKMEAAITTPRAGTVTRLAVPVTQQVDAGDLLVVVA from the coding sequence GTGTTCCGCAAGATCCTGGTCGCGAACCGAGGCGAGATCGCCATCCGGGCGTTCCGCGCCGCGTACGAGCTCGGTGCCCGGACGGTCGCCGTCTACCCCTACGAGGACCGGAACTCCGAGCACCGGCTCAAGGCGGACGAGGCGTACCAGATCGGCGAGCCCGGTCACCCGGTCCGCGCCTACCTCGACGTCGCCGAGATCGTCCGCGTCGCCCGTGAGTGCGGCGCGGACGCGATCTACCCCGGGTACGGCTTCCTGTCCGAGAACCCGGAGCTGGCGGCCGCTGCGGCAGCGGCCGGCATCACGTTCATCGGCCCGGGCGAACGCGTGCTCGAGATGGCCGGCAACAAGGTCACGGCGAAGGAACACGCCGTCGCGGCGGGGGTGCCCGTCCTCGCCAGCACGCCGGCCTCCCGCGACGTCGACGAGCTCGTGCGCGGCGCCGAGGCCATCGGGTTCCCGGTGTTCGCCAAGGCCGTCGCCGGTGGCGGTGGCCGGGGGATGCGCCGTGTCGCCCGGCCCGAGGCCCTCCGTCCCGCCCTCGAGGAGGCCATGCGCGAGGCCGACAGTGCGTTCGGCGACCCGACGATGTTCCTCGAGCAGGCCGTGCTCCGGCCCCGGCACATCGAGGTCCAGATCCTCGCGGACGCCACCGGCGACGAGGCCGGGACCATCCACCTGTTCGAGCGCGACTGCTCGGTGCAGCGCCGGAACCAGAAGGTCATCGAGATCGCGCCGGCGCCGGACCTCGACCCCGCGGTGGCGGCAGCGCTGCACCGGGACGCCGTCGCCTTCGCCCGGTCGATCGACTACGTGAACGCGGGCACGGTCGAGTTCCTGCTCGACACCGTCGGCGAGCGCGCCGGGCAGCACGTCTTCATCGAGATGAACCCCCGCATCCAGGTCGAGCACACCGTGACCGAGGAGGTCACCGACGTCGACCTCGTCCAGGCGCAGATGCGGATCGCGGCGGGCGAGACGCTGGCGGACCTGGGGCTGTCGCAGGAGGACGTGGCGGTGCACGGCGCTGCCCTGCAGTGCCGCATCACGACCGAGGACCCGTCGCAGGGCTTCCGCCCGGACACCGGCCGGATCACGACCTACCGGAGCCCGGGTGGCGCGGGGGTCCGCCTCGACGGCGGCACGGTGTCGACCGGCGCGCAGATCAGCCCGCACTTCGACTCGATGCTCGCCAAGATGACGTGCCGCGGGCGGTCGTTCCCCGCCGCGGTCGCCCGGGCCCGTCGTGCCCTCGCCGAGTTCCGCATCCGCGGCGTGAGCACGAACATCCCGTTCCTCCAGGCCGTCCTGGAGGACCCGGACTTCGCTCGCGGTGACATCAGCACGTCGTTCATCGAGGAGCGCCCGCAGCTGCTCGGCGGCCACGTCTCGCGGGACCGTGGCACCAAGGTGCTGGCGTGGCTCGCGGACGTCACCGTCAACCAGCCGAACGGGCCGGGCACGGGTGCACTCGACCCGGCGGTGAAGCTCCCGCATGTGGACCTGGGACAGGAGCCGCCGGCCGGGCAGCGGCAGCGCCTCCTCGCCCTCGGTCCGGCGCGCTGGGCGGAGGCCCTGCGCGCGCAGACGGCCCTGGCCGTCACCGAGACGACCATGCGCGACGCCCACCAGTCCCTGCTCGCGACCCGCGTCCGCAGCACGGACCTCGTCGCGGTCGCCCCGTACGTCGCGCGGCTCACCCCGGAACTGCTCAGCATCGAGGCCTGGGGCGGCGCGACGTACGACGTCGCCCTGCGGTTCCTCGGCGAGGACCCGTGGGAACGACTCGCGGCCCTCCGTGCGGCGATGCCGAACATCCCGATCCAGATGCTCCTCCGCGGCCGCAACACGGTCGGCTACACGCCGTACCCGACCGAGGTCACCGCGGGTTTCGTCGCCGAGGCCGCGGCGACGGGCGTCGACGTCTTCCGCGTGTTCGACGCCCTCAACGACGTCGCGCAGATGCGACCCGCCCTGGAGGCCGTGCTCGCGACCGGCACGGCCGTCGCCGAGGCCGCGCTCTGCTACACGGCCGACCTGCTCGACCCGGCGGAGGACCTCTACACGCTCGACTACTACCTGCGCCTGGCGGAGCAGATGGTGGCGGCGGGTGCGCACGTGATCGGGATCAAGGACATGGCGGGCCTCCTCCGTGCCGGTGCTGCCGAGCGCCTCGTGGCGGCCCTGCGGGAGCGGTTCGACCAGCCGGTCCACGTGCACACGCACGACACCGCCGGCGGGCAGCTGGCGACCCTCCTGGCGGCGAGCCGCGCCGGAGCGGACGCCGTCGACGTCGCGGCCGCGCCCATGGCGGGCACCACGAGCCAGCCGAGCATGTCGGCGCTCGTGGCGGCGCTGGCGCACACGGAGCGCGACACCGGGCTCGCACTGCGGGCGGTGAGCGACCTCGAGCCCTACTGGGAGGCCGTCCGCCGCGTCTACCGGCCGTTCGAGTCGGGCCTCCCGGGTCCCACCGGTCGGGTGTACGTGCACGAGATCCCGGGCGGGCAGCTGTCGAACCTCCGGCAGCAGGCGATCGCGCTCGGCCTCGGCGACCGGTTCGAGGAGGTCGAGGACCAGTACGCCGCGGCCAACCGGATCCTGGGACGCCCGACCAAGGTGACCCCGTCCTCCAAGGTGGTGGGCGACCTCGCACTCCAGCTCGCGGCGGTCGGCGCCGACCCCGCCGACTTCGAGCAGCACCCCGAGCGGTACGACGTGCCGGACTCGGTCGTGGGGTTCATGGCGGGCGAGCTCGGGGACCTGCCCGGCGGCTGGCCGGAGCCGTTCCGCAGCAAGGTGCTCGCCGGGCGCGAGGTCCACCTCACGACGACGCCGATCTCGGACGAGGACGCCGCGGTGCTCGCCGAGCCGGGCCGGGCGCGGCAGGCGGCCCTGAACCGGCTCCTGTTCCCGGGTCCGACCGACGAGTTCCACCGTGTCCGGGACCAGTACGGCGACCTCTCGGGCGTGGGGACCGCCGACTACCTGTACGGGCTCAAGCAGGGGCGGGAGCACGTCGTGTCCATCGCCCGGGGCGTCACGCTCCACGTCGGCCTCGAGGCCATCGGCGACGCCGACGAGCGCGGCATGCGCACGGTCATGACCACCCTGAACGGGCAGCTTCGCCCCGTGTATGTCCGTGACCGGTCGGTCGCGGTGGAGTCGAAGGCCGCCGAGAAGGCCGATCGCGACGACCCGGGTCAGGTCGCGGCACCGTTCTCCGGTGTCGTGACGCTCAAGGTGCAGCCCGGCGACCACGTCGAGGCGGGTCAGGCCGTGGCGAGCATCGAGGCGATGAAGATGGAGGCGGCGATCACGACGCCCCGTGCGGGAACGGTGACGCGGCTGGCCGTCCCGGTGACCCAACAGGTCGACGCCGGGGACCTCCTGGTGGTGGTCGCCTGA
- a CDS encoding S4 domain-containing protein, whose protein sequence is MDRARVDSWLWAVRLTKTRSAATAACRAGHVRVNGERVKAAQSVGIGDEVRLRTNGVERIVVVRGIVVKRVGAPVAATCLEDRTPPPPPREETAWLPVRDRGAGRPTGRERRDLEKLRGY, encoded by the coding sequence ATGGACCGCGCCCGCGTCGACAGCTGGTTGTGGGCGGTGCGGCTGACGAAGACCCGCTCCGCCGCCACCGCTGCCTGCCGTGCCGGGCACGTCCGGGTGAACGGCGAGCGCGTCAAGGCAGCGCAGTCGGTCGGGATCGGCGACGAGGTGCGGTTGCGGACCAACGGGGTCGAACGGATCGTCGTCGTGCGCGGGATCGTCGTCAAGCGCGTCGGGGCACCGGTGGCCGCCACGTGTCTGGAGGACCGGACGCCCCCACCGCCGCCGCGCGAGGAGACGGCCTGGTTGCCGGTGCGGGACCGCGGAGCGGGTCGACCGACCGGGCGGGAGCGCCGCGACCTCGAGAAGCTGCGCGGGTACTGA